The proteins below are encoded in one region of Bacillus vallismortis:
- a CDS encoding mechanosensitive ion channel: MNVADMLSSYLSKLPNLIIALLVLLIGWAIAKIIEKAVYKGLRKTRIDDKLFAGKKPSRYSSEKVISKVVYFIALIIVFILFFNILHLTTVASPFVSMLSAITAAIPSVLKAGLILLLGWAAASVLSFLVKKMGMKLNTSDKLRKWNVVSEGKDIHQAVNAASQVVFYLVLLVFLPGVLSSLKISGISGPFTNMMESVLAFLPKLFAAALIVLIGWLVARLVRDIITNFLASIGTERFAARMGLSVYLKDTSLSAVIGTIAYVLILIPVVISALDQLDVAGISKPAVSMLNSILNMLPNIIIAIVLVLAGIWAGKWVNSMVSRLLHRAGFDSMLGKMGMGTETSAKLSLSQIVGMIAQIIVILLFTAEALQIVQLHFLVEIATGIIAYLPNVLVAVFILGIGLYAGELVRKVLSSIIKGQEFKSLAAIAKYTIIALAFFMALDQLGVADTIVNSAFIIVLSGFALAFGLSFGLGGKDFASRYLSAFERKMQNTEIDKNGKNQNPPHNM; encoded by the coding sequence TTGAATGTAGCAGACATGCTTTCTTCTTATCTCAGTAAGCTGCCAAACTTAATCATTGCACTACTCGTTTTATTAATCGGATGGGCTATCGCTAAAATTATTGAAAAAGCGGTATACAAAGGGCTCAGAAAAACAAGAATTGACGACAAGCTTTTTGCTGGGAAAAAGCCATCACGCTATTCCTCTGAAAAAGTCATAAGCAAGGTCGTCTATTTTATCGCATTGATTATCGTCTTTATTTTATTCTTTAACATTTTGCACCTGACAACAGTGGCATCACCGTTTGTCAGCATGCTTTCCGCCATTACCGCGGCTATCCCAAGCGTGCTGAAAGCCGGACTCATTCTGCTGTTAGGATGGGCTGCAGCCTCTGTTTTGAGCTTCCTCGTCAAAAAAATGGGGATGAAGCTGAACACGAGTGACAAACTGCGCAAGTGGAATGTGGTCTCTGAAGGAAAAGATATTCATCAGGCAGTCAATGCCGCTTCACAAGTTGTCTTTTATCTCGTGCTGCTTGTTTTCCTGCCGGGGGTCTTATCTTCTTTAAAAATCAGCGGCATTTCAGGTCCGTTTACAAATATGATGGAAAGCGTGCTCGCTTTTCTGCCGAAATTATTCGCAGCCGCGCTTATCGTTTTAATTGGCTGGCTTGTAGCCCGTCTTGTGCGTGACATCATTACAAATTTCCTTGCAAGCATCGGAACGGAACGATTCGCCGCACGCATGGGTTTATCGGTTTACTTAAAAGATACAAGCCTTTCAGCGGTCATCGGAACAATCGCTTATGTGCTGATTTTAATACCGGTTGTCATTTCAGCGCTTGATCAGCTGGATGTCGCCGGCATTTCGAAACCGGCTGTCTCTATGCTCAATAGCATTTTGAACATGCTTCCGAACATCATCATTGCCATTGTGCTTGTTTTAGCGGGTATATGGGCAGGAAAATGGGTGAACAGCATGGTGTCCCGACTGCTCCATCGCGCAGGCTTTGATTCTATGTTAGGAAAAATGGGCATGGGAACGGAAACATCTGCAAAGCTGTCCCTGTCTCAAATTGTCGGTATGATTGCGCAAATCATTGTCATCCTGCTGTTCACAGCGGAGGCGCTGCAAATTGTTCAGCTCCATTTTCTCGTAGAGATTGCAACTGGCATTATCGCATATCTGCCGAATGTCCTTGTTGCCGTATTCATTCTCGGAATCGGCCTCTACGCTGGAGAATTGGTGCGAAAAGTGCTTTCGAGCATCATTAAAGGCCAAGAATTCAAGTCTCTGGCGGCGATTGCCAAATATACAATTATCGCACTTGCTTTCTTTATGGCCTTGGATCAGCTTGGTGTCGCTGACACGATCGTCAATTCCGCGTTCATCATCGTGCTTAGCGGCTTCGCCCTCGCTTTCGGTTTATCCTTCGGCCTTGGCGGAAAGGATTTTGCATCACGTTATCTGTCTGCATTTGAACGCAAAATGCAAAACACTGAAATCGATAAAAACGGCAAAAACCAAAATCCGCCGCATAACATGTAA
- a CDS encoding peptidoglycan endopeptidase has product MKKKLAAGLTASAIVSTTLAVTPAEAATIKVKSGDSLWKLAQNYNTSVAAITSANHLSTTVLSIGQTLTIPGSHSGTSSTSSSTTKKSGSSVYTVKSGDSLWLIANEYKMTVQELKKLNGLSSDMIRAGQKLKVSGTVSSSSSSSSSTKSSSTKSSSSSSSAGTYKVQLGDSLWKIANKVNMSVAELKVLNHLKSDTIYVNQVLKTKSSGSDTSSKDTSSHSSQPSATKTYTVKSGDSLWKIANNYNLTVQQIRKSNSLKSDTLYVGQVLKLTGKASSGASTPSSSSSSNASSGTATTTYTVKSGDSLWVIAQKFNVTAQQIREKNNLKTDVLQVGQKLVINGKASHSSSSGSSNTSSSTSAKINTMIAAAKEQLGVPYRWGGTTPAGFDCSGFIYYALNKVTSVSRLTAAGYWNTMKPVSQPAVGDFVFFSTYKAGPSHIGIYLGNGEFINANDSGVVISSMNNSYWKQRYLGAKRYF; this is encoded by the coding sequence ATGAAAAAGAAATTAGCAGCAGGGCTGACAGCTTCTGCGATTGTCAGCACAACCTTAGCAGTCACACCAGCTGAAGCAGCAACGATTAAGGTCAAAAGCGGAGATTCTTTATGGAAACTGGCCCAAAACTACAATACAAGCGTGGCAGCCATCACATCCGCCAACCATCTTTCGACTACCGTTCTGTCGATCGGCCAGACGCTTACCATTCCAGGCAGCCATTCCGGAACTTCATCTACTTCAAGCTCAACAACCAAAAAGAGCGGAAGTTCTGTTTACACAGTGAAAAGCGGTGATTCACTTTGGCTGATCGCAAATGAGTATAAAATGACGGTGCAGGAACTAAAAAAATTAAACGGACTCAGCAGCGATATGATTCGTGCAGGGCAGAAATTAAAGGTATCCGGCACGGTTTCTTCAAGCTCCAGTTCTAGTTCCAGTACAAAGAGCAGTTCCACAAAGAGCTCTAGCTCTTCATCTTCTGCCGGAACATACAAGGTGCAGCTTGGCGATTCGCTTTGGAAAATCGCAAACAAAGTCAACATGTCCGTCGCCGAACTAAAGGTCTTGAATCACTTAAAATCAGATACCATTTATGTGAATCAAGTGTTGAAAACAAAATCAAGCGGCTCTGATACGTCTTCCAAAGACACTTCATCTCATTCGAGCCAACCTTCAGCTACAAAGACTTATACTGTAAAAAGCGGAGATTCACTTTGGAAAATTGCAAACAACTATAACTTGACTGTACAGCAAATCAGAAAAAGCAACAGCCTAAAATCTGATACGCTATACGTCGGGCAAGTGCTGAAGCTGACAGGTAAAGCATCTTCAGGCGCTTCCACACCGTCATCGTCTTCTTCGTCAAATGCAAGCTCTGGCACGGCGACAACTACATACACGGTGAAAAGCGGCGACTCCTTATGGGTGATTGCCCAAAAGTTTAACGTAACAGCGCAGCAAATCCGAGAAAAGAACAATCTAAAAACGGATGTCTTGCAGGTTGGCCAAAAGCTGGTCATTAACGGGAAAGCTTCCCACTCTTCCTCATCCGGTTCTTCAAACACGTCCAGCTCAACAAGCGCGAAGATTAATACAATGATTGCCGCCGCTAAAGAACAGCTTGGCGTTCCGTATCGCTGGGGAGGCACGACACCGGCCGGATTCGACTGCAGCGGTTTCATTTACTATGCACTGAACAAAGTCACATCCGTATCAAGATTAACGGCAGCCGGATATTGGAATACAATGAAACCTGTCAGCCAGCCTGCTGTCGGAGACTTCGTGTTCTTTTCAACATATAAAGCCGGCCCTTCTCATATCGGAATTTATCTCGGTAACGGGGAATTCATTAACGCCAATGATTCTGGAGTTGTCATTTCCAGTATGAACAACTCTTACTGGAAACAGCGCTATCTCGGTGCAAAACGATACTTCTAA
- the nsrR gene encoding nitric oxide-sensing transcriptional repressor NsrR, protein MKLTNYTDYSLRVLIFLAAERPGELSNIKQIAETYSISKNHLMKVIYRLGQLGYVETIRGRGGGIRLGMAPEDINIGEVVRNTEDDFNIVECFDANKNLCVISPVCGLKHVLNEALMAYLAVLDNYTLRDLVKNKEDIMMLLRMKE, encoded by the coding sequence ATGAAATTAACGAATTATACAGATTATTCATTAAGAGTGCTAATTTTTCTGGCGGCAGAACGTCCGGGAGAACTTTCAAACATAAAACAGATTGCCGAAACGTATTCTATTTCAAAAAATCACCTCATGAAAGTCATCTACAGGCTCGGCCAGCTCGGCTACGTAGAAACGATACGCGGACGAGGCGGCGGCATACGATTAGGCATGGCCCCTGAAGACATCAATATTGGTGAGGTTGTCAGAAACACGGAAGACGATTTTAATATTGTTGAGTGTTTTGATGCGAACAAGAATCTCTGCGTCATTTCTCCGGTGTGCGGCTTGAAGCATGTGTTAAACGAAGCGCTTATGGCCTATCTTGCGGTTTTAGACAACTATACACTGCGCGACCTTGTCAAAAACAAGGAAGATATCATGATGCTTTTAAGAATGAAGGAATAA
- a CDS encoding YhdB family protein — MDYADYDKALYYTHRSQWDNLLILMVRTEDDLLSKRIEHFLHAYHFEQDYAVLEKMLYSLLRYIDHATELTYEDQLALLT, encoded by the coding sequence ATGGATTATGCCGATTACGATAAAGCGCTATATTACACCCACCGTTCCCAATGGGATAATTTATTAATTTTAATGGTGCGTACAGAGGATGATTTGTTATCAAAACGAATCGAGCATTTTCTGCACGCTTATCATTTTGAACAGGATTACGCCGTCCTGGAAAAGATGCTGTATTCCCTTCTCCGTTATATTGATCATGCCACAGAGCTGACATACGAAGACCAATTAGCCTTGCTCACATAA
- the spoVR gene encoding stage V sporulation protein SpoVR, with product MNAEEKKELQRAIEEITEIAKGFGLDFYPMRYEICPAEIIYTFGAYGMPTRFSHWSFGKQFHKMKLHYDLGLSKIYELVINSDPCYAFLLDSNSLIQNKLIVAHVLAHCDFFKNNCRFQNTKRDMVESMAATAERIKHYEQVHGIKEVEAFLDAILSIQEHIDPSLVRPKLLWSVDDEEDEMEEAATPYDDLWSLDEKKPKKQMKKSKKPFPPRPEKDILLFIEEHSRELEPWQRDILTMMREEMLYFWPQLETKIMNEGWASYWHQRIIRELDLTSDEAIEFAKLNAGVVQPSKTGINPYYLGLKIFEDIEERYNNPTDEMKKMGVQSDSGREKMFEVREIESDISFIRNYLTKELVMREDLYLFQKQGRDYKIVDKEWRSVRDQLVSMRVNGGFPYLTVNDGDYMKNNELYIKHWYEGIELDLKYVEKVLPYLFQLWGRSVHIESVLEDKEVMFSYDGKGVHRRYL from the coding sequence TTGAACGCGGAGGAGAAGAAGGAATTACAGCGGGCAATTGAGGAAATTACCGAAATCGCAAAAGGATTCGGCCTTGATTTCTACCCGATGAGATATGAAATCTGCCCGGCTGAAATTATTTATACATTCGGCGCGTACGGGATGCCGACAAGATTCAGCCACTGGAGCTTCGGCAAGCAGTTTCATAAAATGAAGCTGCATTATGATCTTGGATTAAGCAAGATTTATGAGCTGGTCATTAACTCAGATCCGTGCTACGCTTTTTTGCTGGACAGCAACTCACTGATCCAAAATAAATTGATTGTCGCTCACGTTCTCGCCCATTGTGATTTCTTCAAAAACAACTGCCGTTTCCAAAACACGAAACGCGATATGGTGGAAAGCATGGCGGCAACGGCCGAGCGGATTAAGCATTATGAACAGGTTCACGGCATAAAGGAAGTAGAGGCTTTTTTAGACGCGATCCTATCGATTCAGGAACATATCGATCCTTCATTGGTCCGTCCGAAGCTCCTATGGAGTGTGGATGATGAGGAAGATGAAATGGAAGAGGCAGCAACGCCGTACGATGATTTATGGTCTTTGGATGAAAAGAAACCGAAAAAACAGATGAAAAAATCGAAAAAACCTTTCCCGCCGCGGCCGGAAAAGGATATTCTGCTTTTTATCGAGGAGCATTCCCGGGAGCTGGAGCCGTGGCAGCGTGATATTTTAACGATGATGAGGGAGGAAATGCTTTATTTCTGGCCTCAGCTGGAGACAAAGATTATGAATGAAGGCTGGGCTTCCTATTGGCACCAGCGAATTATACGGGAGCTTGATTTAACCTCTGATGAAGCGATCGAGTTCGCCAAGCTGAATGCCGGGGTTGTTCAGCCATCCAAAACAGGCATCAATCCTTATTATTTAGGGCTGAAAATTTTTGAAGACATCGAGGAGCGGTACAATAACCCGACGGATGAAATGAAGAAAATGGGCGTTCAGTCTGACTCGGGCCGGGAGAAGATGTTTGAGGTCAGGGAAATTGAATCCGATATTTCTTTCATCCGCAATTATTTAACAAAAGAGTTAGTCATGCGCGAGGATCTTTATTTGTTTCAAAAACAGGGCAGAGATTATAAAATCGTCGATAAAGAGTGGAGGTCGGTGCGCGACCAGCTCGTGAGCATGCGGGTAAACGGCGGGTTTCCGTATTTGACAGTAAACGACGGCGACTATATGAAAAATAACGAGCTCTATATTAAGCATTGGTATGAGGGCATAGAGCTGGATTTGAAATATGTAGAGAAGGTGCTCCCTTACTTATTCCAGCTATGGGGCAGAAGTGTGCACATCGAGTCTGTGCTTGAGGATAAGGAAGTCATGTTTTCGTACGATGGAAAAGGTGTTCACCGCAGGTATTTATAA
- a CDS encoding NADPH-dependent FMN reductase, with amino-acid sequence MNMLVINGSPRKHGRTRITASCISKLYHTDLIDLSGFILPIFNGEAEQLEHLQVQELKRRVAQADAIVLLSPEYHSGMSGSLKNALDFLSSEQFKYKPVALLAVAGGGKGGINALNNMRTVMRGVYANVIPKQLVVDPVDIDIEKAALTEPITNSIKELIQELSMFAKGNPGV; translated from the coding sequence ATGAACATGTTAGTGATAAATGGCTCACCCAGAAAACATGGCAGAACAAGAATAACCGCATCTTGTATTTCTAAGCTGTATCACACGGACCTGATTGATCTAAGCGGGTTTATATTGCCGATTTTTAATGGTGAGGCGGAGCAATTAGAACATTTACAGGTACAGGAGCTAAAGCGGCGGGTTGCCCAAGCGGACGCGATTGTCTTATTATCGCCTGAATATCACAGCGGAATGAGCGGTTCTTTAAAAAATGCGTTGGATTTTCTAAGCAGCGAACAATTCAAATATAAGCCTGTTGCTTTATTGGCAGTGGCGGGAGGCGGAAAAGGCGGCATTAACGCCCTGAACAATATGCGAACTGTGATGCGGGGTGTTTACGCCAATGTGATTCCGAAGCAGCTTGTGGTTGATCCGGTGGACATTGATATTGAAAAGGCTGCATTGACGGAACCTATAACGAACAGCATAAAAGAGCTCATCCAAGAACTTAGCATGTTTGCAAAAGGAAATCCCGGCGTTTAA
- a CDS encoding response regulator, producing MKIIIADDHHVVRKGLRFFFATQNDIEVAGEAATGTEALRIIEETKPDLVLMDLSMPEMDGIQAIKKAVQQFPGINIIVLTSYSDQDHVIPALQAGAKAYQLKDTEPEELLKTLRQVHAGQYKLSPAIMPHVLTHMRKQHDPAKEKFYQLKRREKDVLNEIANGKSNKEIAAALFISEKTVKTHVSNLLAKLEVADRTQAALFVVKYNLNGEIAT from the coding sequence ATGAAAATTATAATTGCAGATGATCACCATGTTGTCAGAAAGGGGCTTCGTTTTTTCTTTGCCACCCAGAACGATATTGAAGTTGCCGGAGAGGCTGCAACCGGAACAGAAGCACTTCGTATCATTGAGGAAACAAAGCCCGACCTTGTGCTGATGGATCTGTCCATGCCCGAAATGGATGGGATACAAGCCATAAAAAAAGCAGTGCAGCAATTTCCGGGGATCAATATCATTGTGCTGACGAGCTACTCCGACCAGGATCACGTCATCCCCGCGCTTCAGGCGGGAGCGAAGGCATATCAATTAAAGGATACAGAGCCCGAGGAATTGTTGAAAACACTAAGACAAGTGCATGCCGGCCAATACAAGCTTTCTCCAGCTATTATGCCCCATGTGCTGACACATATGAGAAAGCAGCATGATCCGGCAAAAGAAAAATTTTATCAATTAAAACGCAGGGAAAAGGACGTACTGAACGAAATTGCGAACGGGAAAAGCAATAAAGAAATCGCGGCAGCCTTGTTTATTTCAGAAAAAACAGTGAAAACCCATGTGTCGAATCTTTTAGCAAAACTTGAAGTGGCCGACCGCACGCAAGCAGCGCTTTTCGTAGTGAAATATAACCTGAATGGAGAGATCGCGACATGA
- the phoA gene encoding alkaline phosphatase PhoA has protein sequence MSLFQSMKSKLLPIAAVSVLTAGIFAGAELQQAEKASAKKQDNDEIRNVIVMIGDGMGTPYLNAYRSMKNNGETPNNPKLTEFDRNLTGMMMTHPDDPDHNITDSAAAGTALATGVKTYNNAIGVDKNGKKVKSVLEEAKQQGKSTGLVATSEINHATPAAYGAHNESRKNMDQIANSYMDDKIKGKQKIDVLLGGGKSYFNRKDRNLTKEFKQAGYSYVTTKQALKKNKDQQVLGLFADGGLAKALDRDSKTPSLKDMTVSAIDRLNQNKKGFFLMVEGSQIDWAAHDNDTVGAMSEVKDFEKAYKAAIDFAKKDKHTLVIATADHTTGGFAIGANGEKNWHAEPILAAKKTPEFMAKKISEGKPVKDVLARYTNLEFTPEEIKNVEAAAQADKSKGAYKAIIKIFNTRSNSGWTSTDHTGEEVPVYAYGPGKEKFRGLMNNTDQANIIFKILKTGK, from the coding sequence ATGAGTTTGTTTCAGAGTATGAAATCTAAACTGCTGCCAATCGCAGCTGTTTCCGTGCTTACAGCCGGCATATTCGCCGGTGCAGAACTGCAGCAGGCCGAAAAAGCAAGTGCCAAAAAACAAGACAACGATGAGATCAGAAATGTCATTGTGATGATCGGTGACGGCATGGGAACACCTTACTTAAACGCCTACAGATCCATGAAAAATAACGGGGAAACACCAAATAACCCGAAGCTGACCGAATTTGACCGTAATCTGACAGGCATGATGATGACGCATCCGGATGATCCGGACCATAACATCACAGATTCAGCAGCCGCCGGAACAGCATTAGCGACAGGCGTAAAGACATATAACAATGCCATTGGCGTCGATAAAAACGGAAAAAAAGTGAAATCTGTGCTTGAAGAAGCCAAACAGCAAGGAAAATCGACCGGGCTCGTCGCAACGTCTGAAATCAACCACGCTACACCAGCCGCATACGGCGCCCACAATGAATCACGGAAAAACATGGACCAAATCGCCAACAGCTATATGGATGACAAAATAAAAGGCAAACAAAAAATAGACGTATTGCTTGGCGGCGGAAAATCCTATTTTAATCGCAAAGACAGGAATTTGACGAAGGAATTTAAACAAGCCGGCTATAGCTATGTGACAACAAAACAGGCCCTGAAGAAAAATAAAGATCAGCAGGTGCTCGGGCTTTTCGCAGACGGAGGGCTTGCCAAAGCGCTAGATCGTGACAGCAAAACACCGTCTCTCAAAGATATGACGGTTTCAGCAATTGACCGCTTGAACCAAAATAAAAAGGGATTTTTCTTGATGGTCGAAGGCAGCCAAATCGACTGGGCGGCCCATGATAATGATACAGTAGGAGCCATGAGCGAGGTTAAAGACTTTGAAAAAGCCTATAAAGCCGCGATTGATTTTGCGAAAAAAGATAAACATACACTTGTCATCGCAACCGCTGACCATACAACCGGCGGATTTGCGATTGGCGCAAACGGGGAAAAGAATTGGCACGCAGAACCGATTCTCGCCGCGAAAAAAACACCTGAATTTATGGCAAAAAAAATCAGTGAAGGCAAACCGGTCAAAGATGTGCTCGCCCGCTATACAAATCTAGAATTCACACCAGAAGAAATCAAAAACGTTGAGGCCGCTGCGCAGGCTGACAAAAGCAAAGGCGCCTACAAAGCCATCATCAAGATATTTAACACACGATCTAACAGCGGCTGGACGAGTACCGATCATACCGGTGAAGAAGTGCCAGTTTACGCGTACGGCCCCGGAAAAGAAAAATTCCGAGGACTGATGAACAACACCGATCAGGCAAACATCATATTTAAGATTTTGAAAACAGGAAAATAA
- a CDS encoding YqzG/YhdC family protein — protein sequence MKSLPYSIALLFCGLIIVSMAAKGHSADTNESVQKWEQLAWSRIQDEYKHASFSDYAYMGRTEVNDQQTKDVFRVTVRQNDDTFSVRAEVYFHPVTKHMISINVFRL from the coding sequence ATGAAATCTCTGCCGTATTCCATTGCGCTGCTTTTTTGCGGATTGATCATTGTATCAATGGCTGCAAAAGGGCATTCAGCGGACACAAACGAATCTGTTCAAAAGTGGGAACAGCTCGCCTGGAGCAGAATTCAGGATGAATATAAGCACGCTTCATTTTCTGATTACGCTTATATGGGGCGGACTGAGGTGAATGATCAGCAAACAAAAGATGTCTTTCGGGTGACGGTCAGACAGAATGACGACACCTTTTCTGTTCGGGCCGAAGTCTATTTTCATCCGGTGACAAAACATATGATCAGCATTAACGTTTTCCGGCTCTAA